The following proteins come from a genomic window of Pyxidicoccus sp. MSG2:
- a CDS encoding putative metal-binding motif-containing protein, which translates to MKALISWGAAALMTLSACTVPNLEDIDPGSSIEVEVSFDFRAGCITVLSRDKANPANSERQTFPVMDRDAATRLVKASVKRTASWGPALEIISTAHEHTCDGAEVARNAQEATLERLGIQTLTVHLSAVDADGDGYVPAANGGTDCDDGNAEVVTRSFYKDEDGDGYGAGTAVRGCVAAPQYVEQGGDCDDASSARAPNQAELCDGVDNNCVDGIDEGLPSRTFYLDSDHDGVGAGAALSACSAPANHVSDSGDCDDSDAARKPGLAEVCDDKDNDCDTVVDEGLTVSSYYRDADADGYGNPADSREKCDQPTGYVASNTDCNDTLASVHPGAAEVCNDVDDNCVGGVDEGLPVSTYFRDADTDGYGSPTDARQKCDRPTGYVASNTDCNDTLASVNPGAAEVCNDVDDNCGGGTDEGFNKTWYRDADADGHGAGAAVTACTAPAGHVATSGDCNDTVAAVHPGATEMCNDVDDNCAGGVDEGLPVSTYYRDADLDGHGNPTDSRQKCDQPAGYVANSTDCNDALASVHPGATEVCNDVDDNCTSGVDEGLPVSTYYRDVDKDGYGNPADSRQKCDQPTGYVPDSTDCNDSLASVHPGATEVCNDVDDNCVGGVDEGLPVSTYYRDADSDGYGNPADSRQKCNQPGGYVPNNTDCNDGLVSVHPGANEVCNDIDDNCAGGVDEYINKTWYRDADADGYGTGAAVTACVAPAGHVAASGDCNDNASSVRPGATEVCNDVDDNCAGGVDEGLPVSTYYRDADSDGYGNPASSLQKCNQPGGYVPDSTDCNDSLVSVHPGATEVCNDVDDNCVGGVDEGLPVSTYYRDADADGHGNPADSLQKCNQPSGYVANSTDCNDVLASVHPGANEVCNDIDDNCAGGVDEYINKTWYRDADADGYGTGAAVTACVAPAGHVAASGDCNDNASSVRPGATEVCNDVDDNCAGGVDEGLSLSTYYRDADSDGYGNPADSRQKCNQPSGYVANSTDCNDALAAVNPGATEVCNDVDDNCVGGVDEGSNKNWHLDSDQDGYGVAGNVVVSCSKPANRVAPTATFDCNDANSAVNPGAAERCNDIDDNCDGNADETWPNKGKGCLYGGNCPGVYVCRSDGTGVTCTLAIEPIVDTDGDGVSTSTSPGQNAQCFADTPPSSLAARQDDCDDSDPYNKPDGVEVCDDRDNNCGDDVDEGDICAGAGWKELTDAAVLGRDWYAVAVNHGNPSGYPVWLAGEQDALARRAGPDEPFVSFDGECGAGVRWTAAWVRPSDGHVFLAGSNGFLAEHTGESCTVTRFWGETSEAMRIQGFASGETTTLSITAGRGIFSWSPGSAPVKVGTANPALRGEPSLPDTTEARGFTPTAVAAPDPSSVYVTDSEGAILRHTGRAGTATSSWVTHFRASGVLLDLDLASSANVWAVGPDGRVVHFPEP; encoded by the coding sequence ATGAAAGCCTTGATTTCGTGGGGTGCCGCCGCGCTGATGACGCTCTCGGCGTGTACAGTCCCCAACCTGGAAGACATCGACCCGGGAAGCAGCATTGAGGTGGAGGTCTCATTCGACTTCCGAGCCGGCTGTATCACCGTGCTCTCCCGTGACAAGGCAAACCCGGCCAACTCGGAGCGCCAGACGTTTCCCGTGATGGACCGCGACGCGGCGACGCGCCTGGTGAAGGCTTCCGTGAAGCGAACGGCCTCGTGGGGCCCGGCGTTGGAGATCATCTCCACCGCGCACGAGCACACGTGCGACGGGGCGGAGGTGGCGCGCAATGCCCAGGAGGCGACCCTGGAGCGGCTGGGCATCCAGACGCTGACGGTCCACCTGAGCGCGGTGGATGCGGACGGTGATGGCTACGTCCCTGCCGCGAATGGAGGCACGGACTGCGATGACGGCAACGCCGAGGTGGTCACGCGCAGCTTCTACAAGGACGAGGATGGGGACGGGTACGGAGCGGGGACGGCCGTGCGGGGCTGCGTAGCAGCCCCCCAATACGTGGAGCAGGGGGGAGACTGTGATGACGCGTCCTCCGCGAGAGCCCCGAACCAGGCAGAGCTCTGTGATGGCGTGGACAACAACTGCGTCGACGGCATCGACGAGGGGCTGCCTTCGAGAACCTTCTACCTGGACTCCGACCATGACGGAGTGGGAGCAGGGGCAGCCCTGAGCGCCTGTAGCGCACCGGCGAATCATGTCAGCGACAGCGGGGATTGCGATGACAGCGATGCCGCGCGCAAGCCGGGACTCGCGGAGGTCTGCGACGACAAGGACAACGACTGCGACACCGTGGTGGACGAAGGGCTCACGGTGTCCAGCTACTACCGGGACGCGGACGCGGATGGCTACGGCAACCCGGCGGACTCGCGGGAGAAGTGCGACCAGCCCACTGGATACGTGGCCAGCAATACCGACTGCAATGACACCCTTGCCTCGGTGCACCCGGGCGCCGCCGAGGTGTGCAACGACGTGGACGACAACTGCGTGGGCGGTGTCGATGAGGGCCTGCCCGTCAGCACCTACTTCCGGGATGCGGACACCGACGGCTATGGAAGCCCGACGGACGCGCGGCAGAAGTGCGACCGGCCCACTGGATACGTGGCCAGCAACACCGACTGCAATGACACCCTCGCTTCGGTGAATCCGGGCGCCGCCGAGGTGTGCAACGACGTGGACGACAACTGCGGCGGCGGCACGGACGAGGGCTTCAACAAGACGTGGTACCGGGATGCGGATGCGGACGGCCATGGGGCTGGCGCCGCGGTGACGGCCTGCACCGCACCGGCCGGACATGTCGCGACCAGCGGGGACTGCAACGACACCGTCGCCGCGGTACACCCGGGCGCCACCGAGATGTGCAACGACGTGGACGACAACTGCGCGGGCGGTGTCGATGAGGGCCTGCCCGTCAGCACGTACTACCGGGACGCGGATTTGGACGGCCACGGAAACCCAACGGACTCGCGACAGAAGTGCGACCAGCCCGCCGGGTACGTGGCCAACAGCACCGACTGCAATGACGCGCTCGCATCGGTGCACCCGGGCGCCACCGAGGTGTGCAACGACGTGGACGACAACTGCACGAGCGGTGTCGATGAGGGTCTTCCCGTCAGCACGTACTACCGGGATGTGGATAAGGACGGCTACGGCAACCCGGCGGACTCGCGGCAGAAGTGCGACCAGCCCACCGGATATGTGCCCGACAGCACCGACTGCAATGACAGCCTCGCCTCGGTGCACCCGGGTGCCACCGAAGTGTGCAACGACGTGGACGACAACTGCGTGGGTGGTGTCGATGAGGGCCTGCCCGTCAGTACGTACTACCGGGATGCGGACTCGGACGGCTACGGCAACCCGGCGGACTCGCGACAGAAGTGCAACCAGCCCGGCGGGTACGTGCCCAACAACACCGACTGCAATGACGGCCTCGTCTCGGTACACCCGGGCGCCAACGAGGTGTGCAACGACATAGACGACAACTGCGCGGGCGGTGTCGATGAGTACATCAACAAGACGTGGTACCGCGACGCGGACGCGGATGGCTATGGGACTGGGGCCGCGGTGACCGCCTGCGTTGCACCGGCTGGCCATGTCGCGGCCAGCGGAGACTGCAACGACAACGCGAGCTCCGTGCGGCCGGGTGCCACCGAGGTGTGCAACGACGTGGACGACAACTGCGCGGGCGGTGTCGATGAGGGCCTGCCCGTCAGTACGTACTACCGGGACGCGGACTCGGACGGCTACGGGAACCCGGCGAGCTCACTGCAGAAGTGCAACCAGCCCGGTGGGTACGTGCCCGACAGCACCGACTGCAATGACAGCCTCGTCTCGGTGCACCCGGGCGCCACCGAGGTGTGCAACGACGTGGACGACAACTGCGTGGGCGGTGTCGATGAGGGCCTGCCCGTCAGCACCTACTACCGGGACGCGGACGCGGACGGCCATGGAAACCCGGCGGACTCACTGCAGAAGTGCAACCAACCCTCCGGGTACGTGGCCAACAGCACCGACTGCAATGACGTCCTCGCCTCGGTGCACCCGGGTGCCAACGAGGTGTGCAACGACATAGACGACAACTGCGCGGGCGGTGTCGATGAGTACATCAACAAGACGTGGTACCGCGACGCGGACGCGGATGGCTATGGGACTGGCGCCGCGGTGACCGCCTGCGTTGCACCGGCTGGCCATGTCGCGGCCAGCGGAGACTGCAACGACAATGCGAGCTCCGTGCGGCCAGGTGCCACCGAGGTGTGCAACGACGTGGACGACAACTGCGCGGGCGGTGTCGATGAGGGCCTGTCCCTCAGTACGTACTACCGGGATGCGGACTCGGACGGCTACGGAAACCCGGCAGACTCGCGGCAGAAGTGCAACCAGCCCAGCGGGTACGTGGCCAACAGCACCGACTGCAATGACGCCCTCGCCGCTGTGAATCCAGGCGCCACGGAGGTGTGCAACGACGTGGACGACAACTGCGTGGGCGGTGTCGATGAGGGCAGCAACAAGAACTGGCACCTGGACTCAGACCAGGACGGCTACGGAGTCGCCGGCAACGTCGTCGTGAGCTGCAGCAAACCCGCCAACCGTGTAGCCCCGACCGCCACCTTTGATTGCAATGACGCGAACAGCGCCGTGAATCCCGGCGCCGCCGAGCGGTGCAATGACATAGACGACAATTGCGATGGCAATGCAGATGAAACCTGGCCAAACAAGGGCAAGGGGTGCCTTTATGGCGGCAACTGCCCTGGCGTTTATGTGTGTCGTTCCGACGGCACCGGCGTGACTTGCACTCTAGCGATTGAGCCCATCGTGGATACGGACGGAGACGGGGTCAGCACCAGCACCAGCCCTGGTCAGAATGCGCAGTGTTTCGCGGACACTCCTCCGTCCAGCCTGGCGGCCAGACAGGACGACTGCGATGACTCGGACCCCTACAACAAGCCGGATGGCGTGGAGGTCTGTGACGACCGTGACAACAACTGCGGAGACGACGTCGACGAAGGCGACATCTGCGCCGGAGCTGGCTGGAAGGAGCTCACGGACGCGGCGGTGCTCGGGCGCGACTGGTACGCCGTCGCAGTGAATCACGGCAACCCCAGCGGCTACCCGGTCTGGCTGGCGGGTGAGCAGGACGCACTCGCCCGGCGTGCCGGCCCCGACGAGCCGTTCGTCAGCTTCGACGGAGAGTGTGGCGCGGGCGTCCGGTGGACCGCCGCCTGGGTCCGGCCGAGCGACGGCCATGTCTTCCTGGCCGGGAGCAACGGCTTCCTGGCCGAGCACACGGGCGAGAGCTGCACAGTGACACGGTTCTGGGGTGAGACCAGCGAGGCCATGCGCATCCAGGGCTTCGCGTCAGGAGAGACCACGACGCTCTCCATCACCGCGGGGCGTGGAATCTTCAGCTGGTCTCCAGGCAGCGCGCCCGTGAAGGTCGGCACGGCCAATCCAGCCCTCCGGGGCGAGCCGTCCCTGCCTGACACGACGGAAGCGCGCGGCTTCACTCCCACGGCAGTGGCCGCACCTGACCCCTCCTCTGTCTACGTCACGGACTCGGAGGGGGCCATCCTGCGCCATACCGGAAGGGCGGGCACCGCCACCTCGAGCTGGGTCACCCACTTCCGTGCGAGTGGCGTGCTGCTGGACCTCGACCTGGCCTCGTCCGCCAATGTCTGGGCCGTGGGCCCTGACGGGCGCGTCGTCCACTTCCCGGAGCCGTAG
- the gor gene encoding glutathione-disulfide reductase — MARYDFDLFTIGGGSGGVASSRRAGSYGARVGLCEDRDLGGTCVHRGCVPKKLLVYGSHFHEDFQDAAGYGWTVQEPTFDWARLRDAKDKELARLGGVYARLLRDSGVTVVEGRGRLVDPHTVEVAGKRYTAERILVATGSRPYLPPEVTGIEHALTSDDALSFPSLPKRLAIVGGGYIGVELAGVFHGLGSKVTVIIRGPTVLGGFDGDVRAVLTEEMRKKGIELLVDTFIRDIEKRADGGVSLLTKAGETVEADAVLYATGRVPNTGGVGLEEVGVKLDPRGAVMVDEWSRTSVENIYAVGDVTDRLNLTPVAIAEGRALAETLFHDNPMKMDHTNVPSAVFSQPPVACVGLSELEARERHGQVDVYVANFKAMKHTLSGRNERTMMKLVVERTSNKVLGCHMVGADAPEIIQGLAVAVKCGATKAQFDATVGIHPTAAEEFVTMRDKRPDPEVTLAADRGHDAGVTGTH; from the coding sequence ATGGCCCGTTACGACTTCGACCTGTTCACCATCGGCGGAGGCTCTGGAGGCGTGGCGTCCAGCCGCCGGGCGGGCTCCTACGGGGCGCGCGTGGGGCTGTGCGAGGACCGTGATCTGGGCGGCACCTGCGTGCACCGGGGCTGCGTGCCCAAGAAGCTGCTGGTGTACGGCTCCCACTTCCACGAGGACTTCCAGGATGCGGCCGGGTACGGCTGGACGGTGCAGGAGCCCACGTTCGACTGGGCTCGGCTGCGCGACGCCAAGGACAAGGAGTTGGCGCGGCTGGGCGGCGTATACGCGCGGCTCTTGCGCGACTCGGGCGTGACGGTGGTGGAGGGGCGGGGGCGACTGGTGGACCCGCACACGGTGGAGGTGGCCGGGAAGCGGTACACGGCCGAGCGCATCCTCGTGGCCACGGGCTCGCGGCCGTACCTGCCTCCGGAGGTGACGGGCATCGAGCATGCGCTCACCTCGGATGACGCGCTGTCCTTCCCCTCGCTGCCGAAGCGGCTGGCGATTGTGGGAGGCGGGTACATCGGCGTGGAGCTGGCGGGGGTGTTCCACGGGCTGGGCTCCAAGGTGACGGTCATCATCCGCGGCCCCACGGTGCTCGGCGGGTTCGACGGGGACGTGCGCGCGGTGCTTACGGAGGAGATGCGCAAGAAGGGCATCGAGCTCCTGGTGGACACCTTCATCCGGGACATCGAGAAGCGCGCCGACGGCGGGGTGAGCCTGCTGACGAAGGCGGGCGAGACGGTGGAGGCGGACGCGGTGCTGTACGCCACGGGCCGGGTGCCCAACACGGGCGGGGTGGGGTTGGAGGAGGTGGGCGTGAAGTTGGATCCGCGCGGCGCCGTCATGGTGGACGAGTGGTCCCGCACGTCGGTGGAGAACATCTACGCGGTAGGAGATGTGACGGACCGCCTCAACCTCACCCCGGTGGCGATTGCCGAGGGACGCGCGCTGGCGGAGACGCTGTTCCACGACAACCCGATGAAGATGGACCACACCAACGTGCCGTCCGCCGTCTTCAGCCAGCCGCCGGTGGCGTGCGTGGGGTTGTCGGAACTGGAGGCGCGTGAGCGCCACGGGCAGGTGGACGTGTATGTCGCCAACTTCAAGGCGATGAAGCACACGCTCAGCGGACGCAACGAGCGGACGATGATGAAGCTGGTGGTGGAGCGCACCTCCAACAAGGTGCTGGGCTGCCACATGGTGGGGGCGGACGCGCCCGAAATCATCCAGGGCCTGGCGGTGGCGGTGAAGTGCGGCGCCACCAAGGCGCAGTTCGATGCCACCGTGGGCATCCACCCCACCGCGGCCGAGGAGTTCGTCACCATGCGCGACAAGCGGCCGGACCCCGAGGTGACGCTGGCCGCGGACCGCGGGCACGACGCCGGGGTGACGGGGACGCACTGA
- a CDS encoding response regulator: MSDLASSAHSAVFEHSRDAVLVLDSAQRILELNRAAERFFGPRAGLVGSPVTQVLPGWRPPESRPSAEAPQETELAGQRPGGGGTAYYLRVLTLPLPLTDGASGGWVLQLQDMTGRLEVEASIRQQKEFFEAVVRNSPVAIVTITRQFRVLSWNPEAERLFGYTPQEALGRHIFELVATEQSVLPEAERASREVVARGRVHSVTRRVRKDGSVVDVELLALPVSVGGRQLGFIAIYHDITDLQKARQASDAANQAKSLFLATMSHEIRTPMNAIIGMTGLLLDTALSEEQRDFVSTIRQSSEALLTLLNDVLDFSKIEAGRFETELHPFDLRQCVESVLDLLAVRASEKGLDLGCDIAPHVPQMLVGDASRVRQVLLNLVGNALKFTERGGAVVAVDAVRASEAADAPWELTFAVQDTGPGIPEQMRAGLFQPFNQLDASVARRFGGTGLGLAISKRLVEAMGGRIWVENEGERGSGTTFRFSLSARAAAQQPAVHLLPEQPLLQGRRVLIVDDNAINRRLLGRQLQSWGLDFVETASGAEALASLQAGARFDVALIDHQMPGLDGPALAARIRQWGDMRALPLLLLTSPGRRGATPEGLFSGVLSRPVKASQLHDALMACFSHDVARQAHAARVERIPPRRGPFPGERPGDRLPLDILLVEDNPTNQKLALLVLEKLGYRAQVAFNGVEAVKSVSQQRFDVVFMDLQMPEMDGLEATRRIRADVPPHAQPWIIAMTANAMDSDRDQCFAAGMDDFLGKPIRVEALAASLLRCQPRRSEAVTSRRPAPTPAAPAPSYVDELPEAARIPGLEPSALARLWRELGAQSGQILPELIETALHSMPALLDDAYTALGRGRMDDLGRAAHTLKSNAAWFGATALEAHCRDIELRADSASMEGMAERLERCKAELEGTRRLLAQLRERIMALASPLN; the protein is encoded by the coding sequence GTGTCCGACCTGGCGTCCAGCGCACATTCCGCCGTGTTCGAGCACTCGCGTGACGCGGTGCTCGTGCTCGACTCCGCGCAGCGCATCCTGGAGCTCAACCGCGCCGCGGAGCGGTTCTTCGGGCCGCGCGCCGGGCTCGTGGGCAGCCCGGTGACGCAGGTCCTCCCGGGGTGGCGTCCGCCAGAGTCGCGCCCCTCCGCGGAAGCCCCGCAGGAGACGGAGCTGGCCGGCCAGCGTCCGGGCGGCGGGGGCACCGCGTACTACCTGCGCGTGCTGACGCTGCCCTTGCCGCTCACGGACGGCGCCAGCGGGGGCTGGGTGCTGCAGCTCCAGGACATGACGGGGCGCCTGGAGGTGGAGGCGTCCATCCGCCAGCAGAAGGAGTTCTTCGAGGCGGTGGTGCGCAACAGCCCGGTGGCCATCGTCACCATCACCCGCCAGTTCCGCGTGCTGTCGTGGAACCCGGAGGCGGAGCGGCTCTTCGGGTACACGCCGCAGGAGGCGCTGGGGCGGCACATCTTCGAGCTCGTCGCCACCGAGCAGTCCGTGCTGCCGGAGGCGGAGCGGGCCAGCCGCGAGGTGGTGGCGCGGGGCCGCGTCCACTCCGTCACCCGGCGGGTGCGCAAGGATGGCAGCGTGGTGGACGTGGAGTTGCTCGCGCTGCCGGTATCCGTGGGCGGGCGGCAGCTGGGCTTCATCGCCATCTACCACGACATCACCGACCTCCAGAAGGCGCGCCAGGCGTCCGACGCCGCCAACCAGGCCAAGAGCCTCTTCCTGGCGACGATGAGCCACGAAATCCGCACGCCGATGAACGCCATCATCGGCATGACGGGGCTGCTGCTCGACACCGCGCTGTCGGAGGAGCAGCGGGACTTCGTCTCCACCATCCGCCAGAGCAGCGAGGCGCTGCTCACGCTGCTCAACGACGTGCTGGACTTCTCCAAGATTGAGGCCGGGCGCTTCGAGACGGAGCTGCACCCGTTCGACCTGCGCCAGTGCGTGGAGTCGGTGCTGGACCTGCTGGCGGTGCGCGCCAGCGAGAAGGGGCTGGACCTGGGCTGCGACATCGCCCCGCACGTGCCGCAGATGCTGGTGGGCGACGCGTCGCGCGTGCGCCAGGTGCTGCTCAACCTGGTGGGCAACGCGCTCAAGTTCACCGAGCGGGGCGGCGCGGTGGTGGCGGTGGACGCCGTGCGGGCCTCCGAGGCGGCGGATGCACCGTGGGAGCTGACCTTCGCCGTGCAGGACACCGGGCCGGGCATCCCCGAGCAGATGCGGGCGGGGCTCTTCCAGCCCTTCAACCAGCTCGACGCGTCCGTGGCCCGGCGCTTCGGGGGCACGGGGCTGGGGCTGGCCATCTCCAAGCGGCTGGTGGAGGCCATGGGTGGCCGCATCTGGGTGGAGAACGAGGGTGAGCGCGGCAGCGGCACCACCTTCCGCTTCTCCCTGAGCGCGCGGGCCGCGGCGCAGCAGCCCGCGGTGCACCTGCTCCCGGAGCAGCCCCTCCTGCAGGGGCGGCGCGTGCTCATCGTCGACGACAACGCCATCAACCGGCGGCTTCTGGGCCGGCAGCTCCAGTCCTGGGGGCTGGACTTCGTGGAGACGGCCTCGGGCGCGGAGGCGCTGGCGAGCTTGCAGGCCGGCGCGCGCTTCGACGTGGCCCTCATCGACCACCAGATGCCGGGGCTGGACGGGCCGGCGCTGGCGGCGCGCATCCGCCAGTGGGGCGACATGCGGGCGCTGCCGCTCCTGCTTCTCACCTCGCCCGGCCGCCGGGGCGCCACCCCCGAGGGGCTGTTCTCCGGGGTGCTGTCCCGCCCGGTGAAGGCCTCGCAGCTCCATGACGCGCTGATGGCGTGCTTCTCCCACGACGTGGCCCGGCAGGCGCACGCGGCCCGCGTGGAGCGCATCCCGCCGCGCCGGGGGCCGTTCCCCGGAGAACGCCCGGGAGACCGGCTGCCGCTGGACATCCTCCTGGTGGAGGACAACCCCACCAACCAGAAGCTGGCGCTGCTCGTGCTGGAGAAGCTGGGCTACCGCGCGCAGGTGGCCTTCAACGGGGTGGAGGCGGTGAAGTCCGTCTCGCAGCAGCGCTTCGACGTCGTCTTCATGGACCTGCAGATGCCGGAGATGGACGGGCTGGAGGCCACCCGCCGCATCCGCGCGGACGTGCCGCCCCATGCGCAGCCGTGGATCATCGCCATGACGGCGAACGCCATGGACTCGGACCGGGACCAGTGCTTCGCGGCGGGCATGGACGACTTCCTGGGCAAGCCCATCCGCGTGGAGGCGCTGGCCGCGTCGCTGCTGCGCTGCCAGCCGCGCCGCTCCGAGGCCGTCACCTCCCGCCGGCCGGCCCCCACGCCCGCCGCCCCCGCGCCCTCGTACGTGGACGAGCTGCCGGAGGCCGCGCGCATCCCCGGCCTGGAGCCCTCCGCGCTCGCGCGCCTGTGGCGGGAACTGGGCGCGCAGTCGGGGCAGATCCTGCCCGAGCTCATCGAGACCGCCCTGCACAGCATGCCGGCCCTGCTGGACGACGCGTACACCGCGCTGGGGCGGGGGCGGATGGACGACCTGGGCCGGGCGGCCCACACGCTCAAGTCCAACGCGGCCTGGTTCGGGGCCACGGCCCTGGAGGCGCACTGCCGCGACATCGAGCTGCGCGCCGACTCGGCCAGCATGGAGGGCATGGCGGAGCGCCTGGAGCGCTGCAAGGCGGAGCTGGAGGGGACGCGGCGGCTGCTGGCGCAGTTGCGCGAGCGCATCATGGCGCTCGCCTCGCCCCTGAATTGA
- a CDS encoding DNA polymerase beta superfamily protein has protein sequence MSDSPTDSPRTGAGRIRGLEQVDRLSVPLPHGTEVTTRVERMASGGRRIPQGVVGRVVRAHDGGFDVQIVGMGEVWFAREELVPRRVGQVNFARRREAAWSALTPCVVLETRVGSHAWGLANENSDVDVRGVFALPLAWTFGLVEAPMDLVSADGSTTYWEVRKAVEQALRADPNTLETLFVPGAKATDVLGEWLLAEREAFVSKAIFGSFGRYAMSQLDKLTRSQRLAEHRDLLLEWLCEEPAPDLDEVAKRLAAVSPRSAPTQQDALLAAKTYVKQLYRSLWDQGLLTANDFAALTAYARGGGQRPPSARELRPKNAYNLLRLVATATGWLREGTPTFEASGALKARLLDIKAGRVPLEDVLRDAEAMAPDLEAAHRESKLPEHPDYERADRLLRRVGDEVARRWVLKEPGPLGRDAPEAPAMEWRDAE, from the coding sequence ATGAGTGATTCTCCGACGGATTCTCCACGCACGGGCGCCGGCCGCATCCGGGGCCTGGAGCAGGTGGACCGGCTGTCGGTGCCCCTGCCGCACGGCACCGAGGTGACGACGCGCGTGGAGCGCATGGCCTCGGGCGGGCGCCGCATCCCCCAGGGTGTGGTGGGCCGCGTGGTCCGCGCCCATGACGGCGGCTTCGACGTGCAGATTGTCGGCATGGGCGAGGTGTGGTTCGCGCGCGAGGAATTGGTGCCCCGGCGCGTGGGACAGGTGAACTTCGCCCGGCGCCGCGAGGCCGCGTGGAGCGCGCTGACGCCCTGCGTGGTGCTGGAGACGCGCGTGGGCAGCCATGCGTGGGGCCTGGCCAACGAGAACTCGGACGTGGATGTGCGCGGCGTGTTCGCCCTGCCGCTGGCGTGGACCTTCGGCTTGGTGGAAGCACCCATGGACCTGGTCAGCGCCGACGGCAGCACCACCTACTGGGAGGTGCGCAAGGCAGTGGAGCAGGCGCTGCGCGCGGACCCGAACACGCTGGAGACGCTCTTCGTCCCCGGCGCGAAGGCCACGGACGTGCTGGGCGAGTGGCTTCTCGCCGAGCGCGAGGCCTTCGTGTCCAAGGCCATCTTCGGCAGCTTCGGCCGGTACGCCATGAGCCAGCTCGACAAGCTCACCCGCAGCCAGCGGCTGGCCGAGCACCGCGATTTGCTCCTGGAGTGGCTGTGCGAGGAGCCCGCCCCGGACCTGGACGAGGTGGCGAAGCGGCTGGCCGCGGTGTCTCCGCGCAGCGCGCCGACGCAGCAGGACGCCCTGCTGGCGGCGAAGACGTACGTGAAGCAGCTCTACCGCTCGCTGTGGGACCAGGGTCTCCTGACGGCCAACGACTTCGCGGCGCTCACTGCGTACGCACGGGGCGGCGGGCAGCGGCCTCCGTCCGCACGCGAGTTGCGGCCGAAGAACGCCTACAACCTGCTGCGGCTGGTGGCCACTGCCACCGGGTGGCTGCGGGAAGGCACGCCCACGTTCGAGGCGTCGGGTGCGCTGAAGGCGCGGCTGCTGGACATCAAGGCGGGCCGCGTGCCGCTGGAGGACGTGCTGCGCGACGCGGAGGCCATGGCCCCGGACCTGGAGGCGGCGCACCGCGAGAGCAAGCTGCCGGAGCACCCGGACTATGAGCGGGCGGACCGGCTGCTGCGGCGCGTGGGAGACGAGGTGGCGCGGCGCTGGGTGCTGAAGGAGCCCGGCCCGCTGGGACGAGACGCACCAGAGGCCCCGGCCATGGAGTGGAGGGATGCGGAATGA